The Nocardioides salarius genome includes a region encoding these proteins:
- a CDS encoding HAD-IIA family hydrolase — MDGVLVHEEVPIPGAQEFIEALQRSGLGFMVLTNNSIYTPRDLRARLLGSGIDVPESAIWTSALATAQFLHDQRPGGSAYVVGETGLTTAMHDAGYVMTDRDPDYVVLGETRTYSFEAITRAIRLIDGGARFIATNPDPSGPSQDGKLPATGAVASLITTATGRAPYYVGKPNSLMMRSALNRIDAHSETTVMVGDRMDTDIIAGLEAGLRTVLVTSGSTPPEQVGTFPYRPTVVHESVADLVDLVEQWAHADPEPPRGPAGQ, encoded by the coding sequence ATGGACGGCGTCCTCGTGCACGAGGAGGTGCCGATCCCCGGCGCCCAGGAGTTCATCGAGGCCCTGCAGCGCTCCGGTCTCGGCTTCATGGTGCTGACCAACAACTCCATCTACACCCCGCGCGACCTGCGCGCCCGACTGCTGGGCAGCGGCATCGACGTGCCCGAGTCGGCCATCTGGACCTCGGCCCTGGCCACGGCGCAGTTCCTGCACGACCAGCGCCCCGGCGGATCGGCGTACGTCGTCGGCGAGACGGGGCTGACCACCGCGATGCACGACGCGGGCTACGTGATGACCGACCGCGACCCCGACTACGTGGTGCTCGGCGAGACCCGCACCTACTCCTTCGAGGCGATCACCCGCGCGATCCGGCTGATCGACGGCGGCGCGCGCTTCATCGCCACCAACCCCGACCCCAGCGGCCCCAGCCAGGACGGCAAGCTGCCGGCCACCGGCGCCGTCGCCTCGCTGATCACCACCGCGACCGGCCGGGCGCCCTACTACGTCGGCAAGCCGAACTCGTTGATGATGCGCAGCGCGCTGAACCGCATCGACGCCCACTCCGAGACCACCGTGATGGTGGGCGACCGGATGGACACCGACATCATCGCCGGCCTCGAGGCGGGGCTGCGCACGGTGCTGGTCACCAGCGGGTCGACGCCACCCGAGCAGGTCGGCACCTTCCCCTACCGGCCCACCGTGGTGCACGAGTCGGTGGCCGACCTGGTCGACCTCGTCGAGCAGTGGGCCCACGCAGACCCGGAACCGCCCCGCGGCCCGGCCGGGCAGTAG
- a CDS encoding response regulator transcription factor, translating to MGQRVLVVEDEEDIAFPLVRTLEREGYEVSWVDSGQRALDDLSGIPADVVILDLGLPDMDGLEVCRRAREAGYEGAIMIVTARAGELDRVVGLDYGADDYLAKPFGLAELQARVRALLRRTASGFAAGSEVDPHGLRIDVAARRVYSGEHEVPLTGKEFEVLNILASQRDKVVARSRLMADVWDENWYGSTKTLDVTIGRLRQKLEGVGVTDKIVAVRGVGFRLEGPAPRPASSTSSSATSSAADG from the coding sequence ATGGGTCAGCGCGTGTTGGTGGTCGAGGACGAGGAAGACATCGCCTTCCCCCTCGTGCGCACCCTCGAGCGCGAGGGCTACGAGGTCTCCTGGGTCGACAGCGGGCAGCGCGCCCTCGACGACCTGAGCGGCATCCCCGCCGACGTGGTGATCCTCGACCTGGGGCTGCCCGACATGGACGGTCTCGAGGTCTGCCGACGCGCCCGCGAGGCGGGCTACGAGGGCGCCATCATGATCGTGACCGCCCGCGCCGGCGAGCTCGACCGCGTCGTGGGGCTCGACTACGGCGCCGACGACTACCTGGCCAAGCCGTTCGGGCTGGCCGAGCTGCAGGCCCGGGTCCGGGCACTGCTGCGCCGCACCGCGAGCGGCTTCGCGGCCGGCTCCGAGGTCGACCCGCACGGGCTGCGCATCGACGTGGCGGCGCGGCGGGTCTACTCCGGCGAGCACGAGGTGCCCCTGACCGGCAAGGAGTTCGAGGTGCTCAACATCCTCGCCTCGCAGCGCGACAAGGTCGTGGCCCGCAGCCGGCTGATGGCCGACGTGTGGGACGAGAACTGGTACGGCTCCACCAAGACCCTCGACGTGACCATCGGCCGGCTGCGCCAGAAGCTCGAGGGCGTCGGCGTCACCGACAAGATCGTGGCCGTGCGCGGTGTCGGCTTCCGGCTCGAGGGTCCCGCCCCGCGCCCCGCCTCCTCGACCTCCTCGTCGGCCACGTCCTCCGCAGCCGACGGCTGA
- the ligD gene encoding non-homologous end-joining DNA ligase, translating to MAGEELLVDVEGRTLRISNLDKVMYPATGTTKGEVLQYYARIAPTLLPHLTDRAVTRIRWPHGTGGSSFFEKNAPGGTPSWVRTVSVPTTGSRGESRHGDRLVFPVVDDLATLTWMANLAALELHVHQWRVGRNGRPRNADRIVIDLDPGDPAGLHECCQVALLVRERLAERGLEARPVTSGSKGLHLYATLPRRLAPADSTELAKQVAEELSAAHPRRVTAIMTKARRGGKVFLDWSQNAGSKTTITPYSLRGRERPYVAAPVSWSEVEAGAEDPLGLEQLRFEEVVERVEERGDLFADPS from the coding sequence ATGGCCGGCGAGGAGCTGCTCGTCGACGTCGAGGGCCGCACCCTGCGCATCAGCAACCTCGACAAGGTGATGTACCCCGCCACCGGCACCACCAAGGGCGAGGTGCTGCAGTACTACGCCCGCATCGCGCCGACGCTGCTGCCGCACCTGACCGACCGGGCGGTGACCCGGATCCGCTGGCCGCACGGCACCGGGGGGAGCAGCTTCTTCGAGAAGAACGCGCCGGGCGGCACGCCGTCGTGGGTGCGCACCGTCTCGGTGCCCACCACCGGCAGCCGCGGCGAGTCGCGGCACGGCGACCGCCTGGTCTTCCCGGTCGTCGACGACCTGGCGACGCTGACCTGGATGGCGAACCTCGCGGCCCTCGAGCTGCACGTGCACCAGTGGCGGGTGGGCCGCAACGGGCGGCCCCGCAACGCCGACCGCATCGTCATCGACCTCGATCCCGGCGACCCGGCCGGCCTGCACGAGTGCTGCCAGGTGGCGCTGCTGGTGCGCGAGCGGCTCGCCGAGCGCGGGCTCGAGGCCCGCCCGGTGACCAGCGGCAGCAAGGGCCTGCACCTCTACGCCACCCTGCCGCGACGGCTGGCGCCGGCGGACTCGACCGAGCTGGCCAAGCAGGTGGCCGAGGAGCTGTCGGCGGCCCACCCGCGCCGGGTCACCGCCATCATGACCAAGGCACGGCGCGGCGGCAAGGTCTTCCTCGACTGGTCGCAGAACGCCGGCTCGAAGACCACCATCACGCCCTACTCGCTGCGCGGGCGAGAGCGTCCGTACGTCGCTGCGCCGGTGTCGTGGAGCGAGGTCGAGGCCGGCGCGGAGGACCCCCTGGGGCTCGAGCAGCTGCGCTTCGAGGAGGTCGTGGAGCGGGTCGAGGAGCGCGGCGACCTGTTCGCCGACCCGTCCTGA
- the ligD gene encoding non-homologous end-joining DNA ligase, translating to MPPPRPMLATKASSLPTGPEWSHEVKWDGVRILADLSATHGGPARLWSRNANEVGVAWPDVVDSQLGARDLLVDGEVIVLNEAGVPDFRVLQERLHVRRARTAERLAGSLPATFMVFDLLRLDGTDLTGLPLHERRARLADLDLGRWQVPAAYDDGAMLHAATLEQGLEGVVSKRLASRYTFEQRSPHWLKLAHRHRRSYVVGGWRPQEGSSDRLAALLVGEPTPDGLAYRGRVGSGIGGRVSRRLTELVAGLARATSPFGDEVPAVDARGTHWLEPVLVVDVDTHGTGHARLRQPSYRGLREDLSPDDLRDQS from the coding sequence GTGCCACCGCCGCGCCCGATGCTCGCGACCAAGGCCAGCAGCCTGCCCACCGGCCCGGAGTGGTCGCACGAGGTGAAGTGGGACGGCGTGCGCATCCTCGCCGACCTGTCCGCCACGCACGGCGGCCCCGCCCGGCTGTGGAGCCGCAACGCCAACGAGGTCGGCGTCGCGTGGCCCGACGTGGTCGACAGCCAGCTCGGCGCGCGGGACCTGCTCGTCGACGGCGAGGTGATCGTGCTCAACGAGGCGGGGGTGCCCGACTTCCGGGTGCTCCAGGAGCGCCTGCACGTACGCCGCGCGCGCACCGCCGAGCGGCTGGCCGGCTCGCTGCCGGCGACGTTCATGGTCTTCGACCTGCTGCGTCTCGACGGCACCGACCTCACCGGCCTGCCGTTGCACGAGCGGCGCGCCCGGCTCGCCGACCTCGACCTGGGCCGCTGGCAGGTGCCGGCGGCGTACGACGACGGGGCGATGCTGCACGCCGCGACCCTCGAGCAGGGGCTCGAGGGCGTCGTGAGCAAACGCCTCGCCTCGCGCTACACCTTCGAGCAGCGCAGCCCGCACTGGCTCAAGCTCGCCCACCGGCACCGCCGCTCCTACGTGGTCGGGGGCTGGCGCCCGCAGGAGGGCAGCAGCGACCGGCTGGCCGCGCTGCTGGTGGGGGAGCCGACGCCCGACGGCCTCGCCTACCGCGGCCGGGTGGGCAGCGGCATCGGCGGCCGGGTCTCGCGCCGACTCACCGAGCTGGTCGCGGGCCTGGCCCGCGCCACCAGCCCGTTCGGCGACGAGGTGCCCGCCGTCGACGCCCGCGGCACGCACTGGCTGGAGCCGGTGCTGGTCGTCGACGTCGACACCCACGGCACCGGCCACGCCCGGCTGCGGCAGCCGTCCTACCGCGGCCTGCGCGAGGACCTGTCGCCCGACGACCTGCGGGACCAGTCGTGA
- the ku gene encoding non-homologous end joining protein Ku → MRAIWKGAVSFGLVSVPVKLYSATESHDVSFRQVHAKDGGRIRYQRVCSIDGEEVPYADIAKGYETEDGEMVILTDDDMAELPSTSSREIAVEKFVPSEQIDPMLFEKSYYLEPEKSGAKPYALLRQALVDADRMAVVTVALRQRTTIAVLRVRDDVIVLQTMMWPDEIRTPDFSVETGEVKDAEVKMATMLVDTLAGDFDAAEFEDDYAAAVEMMVKTKIEGGEMKRTPTSTKSSGEVVDLLAALQRSVDAAKSGRRESDEDDSDADADSDEDADADAAEDEGEKKSGSGRSTTKKAPAKKSTSKKAPAKKTAAKKSTSKKSAAKKAS, encoded by the coding sequence ATGCGCGCGATCTGGAAGGGTGCGGTGTCCTTCGGGCTGGTCAGCGTGCCGGTCAAGCTCTACTCGGCGACCGAGTCGCACGACGTCTCCTTCCGCCAGGTGCACGCGAAGGACGGCGGTCGCATCCGCTACCAGCGGGTCTGCTCGATCGACGGCGAGGAGGTGCCCTACGCCGACATCGCCAAGGGCTACGAGACCGAGGACGGCGAGATGGTCATCCTCACCGACGACGACATGGCCGAGCTGCCGTCGACGTCGTCGCGCGAGATCGCGGTCGAGAAGTTCGTGCCCTCCGAGCAGATCGACCCGATGCTCTTCGAGAAGAGCTACTACCTCGAGCCGGAGAAGTCCGGCGCCAAGCCGTACGCGCTGCTGCGCCAGGCGCTGGTCGACGCCGACCGGATGGCCGTGGTCACGGTCGCGCTGCGCCAGCGCACCACCATCGCGGTGCTGCGGGTGCGCGACGACGTGATCGTGCTGCAGACGATGATGTGGCCCGACGAGATCCGCACCCCCGACTTCTCGGTCGAGACCGGCGAGGTCAAGGACGCCGAGGTCAAGATGGCCACGATGCTCGTCGACACCCTCGCCGGCGACTTCGACGCCGCCGAGTTCGAGGACGACTACGCCGCGGCCGTCGAGATGATGGTCAAGACCAAGATCGAGGGCGGCGAGATGAAGCGCACCCCCACCTCGACCAAGTCCTCCGGCGAGGTGGTCGACCTGCTCGCGGCCCTGCAGCGCTCGGTCGACGCCGCCAAGTCGGGGCGCCGCGAGAGCGACGAGGACGACTCGGACGCCGACGCGGACTCCGACGAGGACGCCGACGCGGACGCCGCCGAGGACGAGGGCGAGAAGAAGTCGGGGTCCGGCCGGAGCACCACCAAGAAGGCCCCCGCCAAGAAGTCGACCTCGAAGAAGGCTCCCGCCAAGAAGACCGCGGCCAAGAAGTCGACCTCGAAGAAGTCGGCGGCCAAGAAGGCCAGCTGA
- a CDS encoding SDR family NAD(P)-dependent oxidoreductase yields MNLLSTPLARLERLARPLTGRPSPLCDAHVVVTGASSGIGEATAYAAAAAGAHVLLVARRAEELERVAGRVREQGGRATTYPCDLTDGPAVDALAARLLDEHGHVDHLVNNAGRSIRRSLALSGGRFHDVERTMAINFLAPVRLTMGLLPSMRERGSGHVVNIVTWGVQLKAPKFSAYIASKTALDAWSRVAGRETWADGVTFTSMRFGLVETAMTAPTEAYAGRGASPEQAAARVVRAMEQRPVLVSTLAGNVGEVLNLLAPRLTDVLFARADRTFADSAAARSADPAPTAPAKVHRVPDEPVAT; encoded by the coding sequence ATGAACCTGCTGAGCACCCCGCTGGCCCGCCTCGAGCGGCTGGCACGGCCCCTCACCGGGCGCCCGAGCCCGTTGTGCGACGCGCACGTGGTGGTCACCGGGGCCTCCTCGGGCATCGGCGAGGCCACGGCGTACGCCGCCGCTGCCGCCGGCGCCCACGTGCTGCTCGTGGCGCGCCGCGCCGAGGAGCTCGAGCGCGTGGCGGGGCGGGTGCGCGAGCAGGGCGGGCGCGCCACGACCTACCCCTGCGACCTCACCGACGGCCCGGCCGTCGACGCGCTGGCCGCGCGGCTGCTCGACGAGCACGGCCACGTCGACCACCTGGTCAACAACGCCGGGCGCTCGATCCGGCGCTCGCTGGCGCTGAGCGGCGGGCGCTTCCACGACGTGGAGCGCACGATGGCGATCAACTTCCTGGCCCCGGTGCGCCTGACCATGGGCCTGCTGCCCTCGATGCGCGAGCGCGGGTCGGGGCACGTGGTCAACATCGTGACGTGGGGCGTGCAGCTCAAGGCGCCGAAGTTCTCGGCCTACATCGCCTCCAAGACCGCCCTCGACGCCTGGAGCCGGGTCGCGGGCCGGGAGACCTGGGCCGACGGCGTCACCTTCACCTCGATGCGCTTCGGGCTGGTCGAGACGGCGATGACCGCACCCACCGAGGCCTACGCCGGGCGGGGCGCGAGCCCCGAGCAGGCCGCCGCACGCGTCGTACGCGCGATGGAGCAGCGGCCGGTGCTGGTCAGCACGCTGGCCGGCAACGTCGGTGAGGTGCTCAACCTGCTCGCGCCCCGGCTCACCGACGTGCTGTTCGCCCGCGCCGACCGGACCTTCGCCGACTCCGCCGCCGCCCGCAGCGCCGACCCCGCCCCCACCGCCCCCGCGAAGGTTCATCGGGTACCCGACGAACCTGTCGCCACCTGA
- a CDS encoding ABC transporter permease has protein sequence MRQFWALSLAIVRGFTRDKASVFFSLVFPLMFLVLFGGIFADQSRSELDMVQVGDVPVLQELPEGAQEAFDDTFAVTRTDDVDAAVDLVRSGDADVAVEMRGDTLVAHITLTDQVAAAVTRGSLQAFVDGTNVSLLAQDAGRAPPYELAVEPVEDESLSAIQFVTPGLLGWAVAMSAAFGAAATLQGWRQSKLLRRLQLAPVATRTVVGARVSVTLVIALVQMAIFLGLGTVLFGLSLTGSWWMAVPLLVTGTLSFMALGLLAGAVTRSTEGAVNAANFVVLPMAFLSGSFFPLDAAPQWLQTVSQGLPLRHLNEGMLDVMVRGEGPSAALAPIGVLALFAVVVTLVAARLFRWERA, from the coding sequence ATGAGGCAGTTCTGGGCCCTCTCCCTGGCCATCGTGCGCGGCTTCACGCGCGACAAGGCGTCGGTCTTCTTCTCGCTCGTCTTCCCGCTGATGTTCCTGGTGCTCTTCGGCGGCATCTTCGCCGACCAGAGCCGCTCCGAGCTCGACATGGTGCAGGTCGGCGACGTGCCGGTCCTCCAGGAGCTGCCCGAGGGCGCGCAGGAGGCCTTCGACGACACCTTCGCCGTCACCCGCACCGACGACGTCGACGCCGCCGTCGACCTGGTGCGCAGCGGCGACGCCGACGTGGCGGTCGAGATGCGCGGCGACACCCTGGTCGCCCACATCACCCTCACCGACCAGGTCGCCGCGGCCGTCACCCGCGGCTCCCTGCAGGCCTTCGTCGACGGCACCAACGTCTCGCTGCTCGCGCAGGACGCGGGCCGCGCGCCGCCGTACGAGCTGGCCGTCGAGCCGGTCGAGGACGAGTCGCTGAGCGCCATCCAGTTCGTGACCCCCGGCCTGCTCGGCTGGGCGGTGGCGATGAGCGCGGCGTTCGGGGCCGCGGCGACGCTGCAGGGCTGGCGGCAGTCGAAGCTGCTGCGCCGCCTGCAGCTGGCCCCGGTCGCGACCCGGACCGTCGTGGGCGCCCGGGTGAGCGTGACCCTGGTGATCGCGCTGGTGCAGATGGCGATCTTCCTGGGCCTCGGCACGGTCCTCTTCGGGCTCAGCCTGACCGGGTCGTGGTGGATGGCGGTGCCGCTGCTGGTCACCGGGACCCTGAGCTTCATGGCGCTGGGCCTGCTGGCCGGCGCGGTCACGCGCAGCACCGAGGGCGCGGTCAACGCGGCCAACTTCGTGGTGCTGCCGATGGCCTTCCTCAGCGGCTCGTTCTTCCCGCTCGACGCGGCCCCGCAGTGGCTGCAGACGGTGTCGCAGGGGCTGCCGCTGCGCCACCTCAACGAGGGCATGCTCGACGTGATGGTGCGCGGCGAGGGCCCCTCCGCCGCGCTCGCACCGATCGGGGTGCTGGCACTCTTCGCCGTGGTCGTCACGCTCGTGGCGGCCCGTCTCTTCCGATGGGAACGTGCATGA
- a CDS encoding ABC transporter ATP-binding protein, producing the protein MGAIETVDLTMTYGTLRAVDAVSMQVAEGEFVGVLGPNGAGKTTLLEMVEGLRRPTSGSATVLGEPVWPRNAALLPRIGVQLQASSFFERLTAREQIRTFAALYSRPAREADDWLERVGLAEKSGTRVEDLSGGQAQRLSIACALVHDPDVVFLDEPTASLDPQARRNLWDLLSGLNESGRTVVLTTHHMDEAEALCDRVAIMDHGRLLEMDSPAALVRGLDAPARITVAPGQIDRSAGRALDGVEDAEVRVEGTVLVTREPARVVSRLAELDLLDGVQVQTGTLEDVFLTLTGREYRA; encoded by the coding sequence ATGGGAGCGATCGAGACGGTCGACCTGACGATGACCTACGGCACGCTGCGGGCGGTCGACGCCGTCTCGATGCAGGTCGCCGAGGGGGAGTTCGTCGGCGTCCTGGGCCCCAACGGTGCCGGGAAGACCACGCTGCTCGAGATGGTCGAGGGGCTGCGGCGTCCCACGTCGGGCAGCGCCACCGTGCTGGGCGAGCCCGTGTGGCCGCGCAACGCGGCGCTGCTGCCGCGCATCGGCGTGCAGCTGCAGGCCTCGTCGTTCTTCGAGCGGCTCACCGCGCGCGAGCAGATCCGCACCTTCGCCGCGCTCTACTCCCGTCCCGCGCGCGAGGCCGACGACTGGCTCGAGCGGGTCGGCCTGGCCGAGAAGTCCGGCACCCGGGTCGAGGACCTCTCCGGCGGCCAGGCCCAACGGCTCTCGATCGCCTGCGCGCTGGTGCACGACCCCGACGTGGTCTTCCTCGACGAGCCCACCGCGTCGCTGGACCCGCAGGCGCGGCGCAACCTGTGGGACCTGCTCTCGGGGCTCAACGAGTCGGGACGCACCGTCGTGCTCACCACGCACCACATGGACGAGGCCGAGGCCCTCTGCGACCGGGTGGCGATCATGGACCACGGCCGGCTCCTCGAGATGGACAGCCCGGCCGCGCTGGTGCGCGGCCTCGACGCGCCGGCCCGGATCACCGTGGCGCCCGGGCAGATCGACCGGTCCGCCGGACGCGCCCTCGACGGGGTCGAGGACGCGGAGGTGCGGGTCGAGGGCACCGTGCTGGTCACCCGGGAGCCCGCGCGGGTGGTCAGCCGGCTCGCCGAGCTCGACCTGCTCGACGGGGTGCAGGTGCAGACCGGCACCCTCGAGGACGTCTTCTTGACCCTCACCGGGCGGGAGTACCGCGCATGA
- a CDS encoding ABC transporter ATP-binding protein, with the protein MSEQPSRSWRGEAQVDADEAAERLTAGSLGGGAGRLLRELLTPYRRALQVLVLIVLVENAARLAIPYLVKVGIDSGIPPIRERDDLSTLLVVVGAVLLATLTQAVARNRFLVRQGVVGQDVLLALRRRVFGHFQALSPAFHDGYTSGRVISRQTSDVDAIHEMLETGFDGLVTAALTLVGTAGILLFLDVRLGLVALLCGPFLALLTNWFRKASASSYRVTREKVALVIVHFVESMGGVRAVQAFRREERNQAIFDDVNDQYRRANLVAFRLVAWFMPGIRLIGNITIAVVLLYGGYLAYRGEVTVGVLAAFLLYLRQFFEPMMEISQFYNTFQSASAALEKLAGVLEQEPDVPEPAEPRPLEQAAGELRFDAVRFEYVEGRPVLPGLDLVVPAGQSVALVGTTGAGKTTLAKLATRFYDPSAGRVLLDGVDVRDLASDTLRDHVVMVTQENYLFSGTIADNIRFGRPGATMDEVVAATTALGAHDFIAATPQGYETDVANQGGRLSAGQRQLVAFARAFLADPAVLILDEATSSLDVPSERLVQQALHTVLAGRTAVIIAHRLSTVQIADRVLVMEHGCVVEDGSPQELVAAGEGRFSALHEAWQASLA; encoded by the coding sequence ATGAGCGAGCAGCCGTCGCGCTCGTGGCGCGGGGAGGCGCAGGTCGACGCCGACGAGGCCGCCGAGCGGCTGACCGCCGGCTCGCTGGGCGGCGGCGCGGGACGCCTGCTGCGCGAGCTCTTGACGCCCTACCGCCGCGCCCTGCAGGTGCTGGTGCTGATCGTGCTCGTCGAGAACGCCGCGCGCCTGGCGATCCCCTACCTGGTCAAGGTCGGCATCGACTCGGGCATCCCGCCCATCCGTGAGCGCGACGACCTGTCCACCCTGCTGGTGGTGGTCGGTGCGGTGCTGCTGGCCACGCTGACCCAGGCCGTGGCGCGCAACCGCTTCCTGGTGCGCCAGGGGGTGGTCGGCCAGGACGTCCTGCTGGCGCTGCGCCGCCGCGTCTTCGGGCACTTCCAGGCACTCAGCCCGGCCTTCCACGACGGCTACACCTCGGGACGGGTGATCTCGCGCCAGACCAGCGACGTCGACGCCATCCACGAGATGCTCGAGACCGGCTTCGACGGGCTGGTCACCGCGGCGCTCACCCTCGTCGGCACCGCCGGCATCCTGCTCTTCCTCGACGTGCGCCTGGGGCTGGTGGCCCTGCTGTGCGGGCCGTTCCTGGCGCTGCTGACCAACTGGTTCCGCAAGGCCTCGGCGAGCAGCTACCGGGTCACCCGCGAGAAGGTCGCGCTGGTCATCGTCCACTTCGTGGAGTCGATGGGCGGCGTGCGGGCGGTGCAGGCCTTCCGCCGCGAGGAGCGCAACCAGGCGATCTTCGACGACGTCAACGACCAGTACCGCCGCGCCAACCTCGTCGCCTTCCGCCTGGTCGCCTGGTTCATGCCCGGCATCCGGCTGATCGGCAACATCACCATCGCCGTCGTGCTGCTCTACGGCGGCTACCTGGCCTACCGCGGCGAGGTCACCGTCGGCGTGCTGGCCGCCTTCCTGCTCTACCTGCGCCAGTTCTTCGAGCCGATGATGGAGATCAGCCAGTTCTACAACACCTTCCAGTCCGCGTCGGCGGCGCTGGAGAAGCTCGCCGGCGTGCTGGAGCAGGAGCCCGACGTGCCCGAGCCGGCCGAGCCCCGCCCGCTCGAGCAGGCGGCGGGGGAGCTGCGCTTCGACGCGGTGCGCTTCGAGTACGTCGAGGGCCGCCCGGTGCTGCCCGGCCTCGACCTGGTCGTGCCCGCGGGCCAGAGCGTCGCGCTGGTCGGCACCACCGGGGCCGGCAAGACCACCCTGGCCAAGCTGGCCACCCGCTTCTACGACCCGAGCGCCGGGCGGGTGCTGCTCGACGGGGTCGACGTGCGCGACCTGGCCAGCGACACCCTGCGCGACCACGTGGTGATGGTGACCCAGGAGAACTACCTGTTCTCCGGCACCATCGCCGACAACATCCGCTTCGGGCGACCCGGGGCGACGATGGACGAGGTCGTGGCCGCCACCACCGCGCTCGGCGCGCACGACTTCATCGCCGCCACGCCGCAGGGCTACGAGACCGACGTGGCCAACCAGGGCGGTCGGCTCTCGGCCGGCCAGCGCCAGCTGGTGGCCTTCGCCCGGGCCTTCCTGGCCGACCCCGCGGTGCTGATCCTCGACGAGGCGACGTCCTCGCTCGACGTGCCCTCCGAGCGGCTGGTCCAGCAGGCGCTGCACACGGTGCTGGCCGGGCGCACGGCGGTGATCATCGCGCACCGGCTCTCCACGGTGCAGATCGCCGACCGGGTGCTGGTGATGGAGCACGGGTGCGTCGTCGAGGACGGCAGCCCGCAGGAGCTCGTCGCCGCCGGCGAGGGCCGGTTCTCGGCGCTGCACGAGGCCTGGCAGGCCTCGCTGGCCTAG